A DNA window from Oncorhynchus kisutch isolate 150728-3 unplaced genomic scaffold, Okis_V2 scaffold3982, whole genome shotgun sequence contains the following coding sequences:
- the LOC116372964 gene encoding ubiquitin carboxyl-terminal hydrolase isozyme L1 isoform X1 yields MEWQPMEINPEMLNKVLSGLGVCGSWGFVDVLGLEDEGVSSVPSPSCALMLLFPLTQQHESFRQQQAGKVSGGTDLYFLKQTVVNSCGTVALLHAVANNPTHIEYDGDSALKKFLDETANMTPAQRATHLENNQAIREAHEEVAAQGQCRVEADNVNFHFITFVNVKGQLYELDGRMEGPVNHGTTKDDSFLKDAARVCRGFVERAEGEVRFSAVALCHT; encoded by the exons ATGGAGTGGCAACCAATGGAGATCAACCCGGAG atGCTGAACAAG GTGCTCAGTGGGCTGGGGGTGTGTGGTAGCTGGGGCTTCGTGGATGTGTTGGGGCTGGAGGATGAGGGAGTGTCTTCAGTACCTTCTCCCAGCTGCGCCCTCATGCTGCTCTTCCCTCTGACACAACAG CACGAGTCGTTCCGGCAGCAGCAGGCTGGGAAGGTGTCGGGAGGTACTGACCTCTACTTCCTGAAACAGACGGTGGTCAACTCCTGTGGCACTGTGGCTCTGCTGCACGCAGTCGCCAACAACCCCACCCACATAGAGTATG atGGTGACTCTGCTCTGAAGAAGTTTCTAGATGAGACGGCTAACATGACCCCCGCCCAGCGAGCCACACACCTGGAGAACAACCAG GCCATCAGAGAGGCTCATGAGGAAGTGGCAGCACAGGGCCAGTGCAGG GTGGAGGCAGATAACGTCAACTTCCATTTTATCACCTTTGTCAATGTGAAAGGACAGCTTTATGAGCTGG ATGGTAGGATGGAGGGACCGGTGAACCATGGAACCACCAAGGATGACTCCTTCCTCAAG gatgCAGCCAGGGTGTGTCGGGGTTttgtggagagagcagagggagaggtcCGCTTCTCTGCTGTGGCCCTCTGTCATACCTAG
- the LOC116372964 gene encoding ubiquitin carboxyl-terminal hydrolase isozyme L1 isoform X2 — protein MEWQPMEINPEMLNKVLSGLGVCGSWGFVDVLGLEDEGVSSVPSPSCALMLLFPLTQQHESFRQQQAGKVSGGTDLYFLKQTVVNSCGTVALLHAVANNPTHIEYDGDSALKKFLDETANMTPAQRATHLENNQFPPQWKDSPVPVHNILRQYGLSSPVASATRGQQSCWVLRCMASQTNMVL, from the exons ATGGAGTGGCAACCAATGGAGATCAACCCGGAG atGCTGAACAAG GTGCTCAGTGGGCTGGGGGTGTGTGGTAGCTGGGGCTTCGTGGATGTGTTGGGGCTGGAGGATGAGGGAGTGTCTTCAGTACCTTCTCCCAGCTGCGCCCTCATGCTGCTCTTCCCTCTGACACAACAG CACGAGTCGTTCCGGCAGCAGCAGGCTGGGAAGGTGTCGGGAGGTACTGACCTCTACTTCCTGAAACAGACGGTGGTCAACTCCTGTGGCACTGTGGCTCTGCTGCACGCAGTCGCCAACAACCCCACCCACATAGAGTATG atGGTGACTCTGCTCTGAAGAAGTTTCTAGATGAGACGGCTAACATGACCCCCGCCCAGCGAGCCACACACCTGGAGAACAACCAG TTTCCCCCTCAATGGAAAGATTCCCCAGTTCCAGTCCATAATATTCTCCGTCAATATGGCCTGTCTTCTCCCGTAGCCTCGGccactagaggacagcagagctGCTGGGTTCTGAGATGCATGGCTTCACAGACCAATATGGTGTTGTAA